The Arachis ipaensis cultivar K30076 chromosome B03, Araip1.1, whole genome shotgun sequence region TCTCATTTATCAATTTAACCACATTTTCAGAATtgatatctttaatttgatatgcATTTTTAAAGTATAAATCAATCATTTAAAAAGATTCTTCTCAAGTGTGGAATCATTTGTCAAAAAATTTTAACTTCTTTTCTGTTGATAATATAACTTTTAAAACTAactcttttatatttataaattttactatcttaatttaaaaataattaataatatatttttttaaataataatatatttagaTAAGTCAGAGCCAAAAATTCACTTCAAATTGTAACTCAGTTCAATCTTGTTAAGAAAGCGTTTTCTTATTATAATTGGAAGTTTTGCTAACTCATGACACGAGTATTAAAAGACACATAAATTGGACACATTGCATTATGTGTAAGATTATCGTGACTTTTCATTTCCccaaaaagaagataacataacaCCACTGAATTCATCCATATAGCTTATTACTTTTCATCGTTTCATCAAACGGTGGAGGTAGGTCTCATTCATTATCCTGCTAGGGCTTTACTACTTTGaactctcttttctttttatctttagaAGAAGATAAGGAAAAAAAATTGCCATTTGCCACTTGTATTAATAAACAGCAATTAACCTTTTGTCCTTTTCAAAAAAGTTACTAGAACTATAATTTTCTTTGGATTTTTACATCAAAAGCGGAGAAAGCCAAATGAGCAAACACGTGACAGTCTCAGCACTCAGCAGTGCTGCATGCAGCAATTAATAATGCAATTTTGTGTCCACGtagtattttctatttttaattaaaaatttttgttttttaaggTTCTCTTATAAAGAAAAACTAATTTGAAATATTATTTACGGGTaaaaaaaaacagtaaaaaacatggatataacataatatttttaaatcCCGCTAACTTATCAACAAAATTTCTGCCAACTTCTAttaactcttatttataactgtgtttaatgAAAATGTCTTTGTGAacgtatttaataaaaataatttttttataattatgtttaataAAAGTAtctttataaatataatttttaaatgtgTCTCTTTACANNNNNNNNNNNNNNNNNNNNNNNNNNNNNNNNNNNNNNNNNNNNNNNatttaaaatataataattaattattattagcaaTAAATTAACAGataattatactttttttttttttgaaattcaaaatatttcGAATTCTCGATACAAGAGCCAAACAATGAAAAAGCATTGGTCCGTTTGAAACTCGATTCTAAGCAGTAAATTTGACAGAAAGTACTAGAAATAGTAACCACTGTACCCTTGATCAGTTCATCACATGAAGCTCAGGCACAAACTCCATACATAACATTTTTGACTCCAACATTGTTCACACTTCACACCCTAAACAAAGCACTAAACTTGAAACTGAAATACACTTAAAAACACAGAATATTCTAATGACAGAAGATGACCTTGAGTTCACGCGGAGAAGAACACTGATGCATGAGAGAAGGTGTGTCGTGTGCGAAGGTAAAAGACTGAGGGCACGCGTGCTTGAAGAAGGTGGAATACACCGAAGGCTTGCAAGTTTGAGGGTTGTTGAAATGGTTCCGGCAACACAACTCGTCCGTGTGAAAAGCCTCGCACCCACTCTTGCAAGCAACCACGGGGCCATGACCAGAAGGCACACGGTGTTGCAACGTCACGGGACACGTGGCAACCAGATCGCTCCGACAACCTACCACGGGGCAAACGCCTTTTCCCTCGTGAGGCGTGATGGTGAAAGGGACGTTGAAACCGTCCACCACGCTCACGCCGTACGACGAGTAGTCGCCGGCGCCGTGGTGGACCTCGAACTGGGCTAAGGTGGCGGGAGCGGACCCTCCGGCTCCGTTGCACTGGAGGCGGCCGGAGCAGTCGCCGGTGGCGCAGGTTAGGCGGTTACCGNNNNNNNNNNNNNNNNNNNNNNNNNNNNNNNNNNNNNNNNNNNNNNNNNNNNNNNNNNNNNNNNNNNNNNNNNNNNNNNNNNCAGTGGGTGTCCGGGAAGGGGATGGAAGTGTGGGTGAAGTGGTGGAGGGGGAAGCCGCCGCCGGCTGCGAGGACGGGGTGGCCGGAGTTAGGTTGGATGGCGGGCCAGACGGTGTAGTTGCAGTTGTTGACGAGAGTGAGGATGAGGGAGTTGGCGGGTGTCAGGAGGAAGGTGGTGGCAAGCATTATTATGAGAAGTGAGTAatgagttgaagaagaagaagaaggagccattgctgctttttgtttgtttgtggTTGTGAGGAAGACAAAGCAGAGAATGGTGTTTGTGGTGTGTTTGGTTGAAGGTATTTATAGGCACAGTGCAATGTTATAAAATTTGAAGCTTTAATAAATGAAAGAGtatgaattatttttaaaataaatatataatattaaataaaataattttaaattattatcttcTTTACATTATTGTAATTGAAAATACCACTCGGTCACTCACACTCACATTCTCACTAATTTTTCTGGGAGTTGGCATTGACAAGTTGTGTTTTCCTACTCTTGTTGTCTGTGTGCTTGATAATTGAgcaatattaatcctctcttgaATATATTTGTTTATTCCTATTGTATTTATCTATCCTCACCTTGAAAgtactttttattaatttaatttaattgaacAATATTCTAAACTTGTAGTGAATGGCTTTCTCTGTGCACAATAATATTTGCCGTTTGAAGCAACTTCTGCAAAGGCTGCCAAAACCCACACACAAGACTCGTCAGTCGTGATCAGCCCAAACAGAGGGTAGCCCTAAACCCTTCAACAatcataatataattaatttataaaacaATTTATAGTAGTAATAATGCACTAAAATTAAATTCCCATGTAAAATGCAAAAAACTATGTGAATGCATTACTTATATCTGACCCAATTATTCAAGTTGATCTTATAATTTAAGTGCAGAGTTGGAAAATTTGTTTATAAACTAAACCAACTTCTCCCTTAAATAAAGTTTGTTTAATTTTAAGTTAAAATTACGAGGGATGCTCCCGATGCagaaaacatctttttttaaagatattttttaataattaaaatttaacacgtataattatttaaattatgttatttttgtcaaaattaggtcagacaaattaatttgactgaaaaatagtgaattaaattttaaatccgtctaaattaatattattttttataaaaaatgactacaatactcctattatataaaatgactaaaatacttttattatatatattaattttgagaattctaaattctattccttttcttctctaTCGTTATAgagttaaaatttaaagttttcaaaattaatatatatatatatatatatatatataataggaatATTTTAGTTGTGTTTTATAATAGGGATATtatagtaattttttataaaaaatattaatttataccgGTTCAACTTAttacttattaatttttttgctaAACTGATTTGTccagtttaattttaataaaaataatacaatttaattgattatatgtgttaaattttaatttttaaaaaatatctttaaaaaaagacgttttagacaTCTTTATCTAAGTGGCTCCCTAAAATTATTctgtaaatttttataattttttttcaattttcaatatCTCTAAGTTGTCGACAAAAAAGTGGAACATTCTCATAGTAATTGTTTTAGgctaaaaaaatttatatgtgaATATTTTTCATAGACTTTCCATTTTATGGCATTTTCTATATTACCAAGCCTATATTATTTtcacattttaatttttaataattatttactgCAATTTGATAACCAATAAAtgtataaataatttaaaccacAAATTTCTTAAATACTGTATTTACCACAGTACTACTCTTATTTAGTACATAGAAAATAGAAAGTGATAGGCCACGACAAAAACGTTGGCCAAGTATTCCAAGAGGGGAAGAGGTAAGAAGCTCTGTTTACGAGGTCCATGTCGGCCAATTTTTAATTTGGACATGTTAACCATACTTTCAGGAAAATTGATCACATTTTATTGTCATAtatcaccaaaataaaaaaaaaaaaaaacactattaAAATATTTGTGTACTAAATCTTGAATTGGACCATCCAAAACAATTATCATGatcttcattaaaaaaaaaagttcttgTATCTAAGACTCTTAAGTTAACTTCTGGTGAAGGAGAAATCAATGTTTTTGGTATCTGGGCAAGATATTAGATCGGGTCTTTTCCTTATAATCCATGGTTTATTTTGGGTCATATACAAGTGAATGAAGTGAGTTCTTCTCGTTGTTTTTACGGGGCTTTTCTATGCCCAATGAATTGAGTAGCTCAACTTCTTAAATATTTACTTGGCTGTGTTTTTGGATTGCGCTAAAACAGCTTGACTATTTTCatttgacccaaaaaaaaaaaaaactactactaaaaattaacttaattatcatcaagaaaaaaaaaactttattattttatcaccaatgaaattatttgtttttttttctattcatcatcatcattattatgcATAGAAAAAGAGTTATTAATTGAAGAGTATTGGAGAATATCTCcagaggttttttttttttaattaagaagcTCTCCTTAGTTTCAGCTTTATCATTGTAAGTCAAACCAAGTAATAATTGTTCCCCAATCCCCACTAACTACTCTGCCTCCTCTAAAGCCTAACGTTGTAAGTTAAAAGCATAAATTGGTTTATTAATAGCAAATATACAAGGCTAAGATATCCAACAATCAACAAGATCAATGAATTTGATGGTGTTCTTAAGTTTTACGAGCCGCGTAGTTGATCGTTTAATTAGAAGACACGCATTTTGGCACGTTTGTTTTGTTCAGCATTAGAGTCTTTCGgtgatttgatttaaaattttaaatttaagcaATCATACCAGCTTTGAAGATTCTCATCATGTTTCGCGTAAGTCAGGCTGTTTATCATGCTATATGTTGGAAACATGGAATCTTCGGTTATGGGGAGAAAAAGTGTCAGAGGAAGTCCTGTAATGATCAATTAATAAATAGGTTCAGGATGGTCATAGATTGGGAAAACACTCAAGGAAAAATAATAGCAGCTACTTTGTCAATGGTAAAATTATGGAAGCAATGATAACAATGAAATGATAGCAAATAAGAAGTCAATTCCATAATGATAAGGATAGTTAGAATGAAGGTGGCAATGGCATAGGATTCCAAGACATGTTGTAACAAACATTCTCACATAAAAATTCAAGTTCGGTCATCATTATATATAACAATAAATGTAGCAGGTAACTGCAACCCCATTAACAGGGAAAACCTTGTATTCATAAACTCAGATTCAATAACTAGAAGGAGAAGCATGTCAAAGATGAGAAGACAAATCGTTGTCCTTATTCTCTTTACACTCATGATGATTTCAGATTCTGCACTGAATCATGTTACTGCTAATGCTCAGGATATTCAGCCAGGTATTTCACATTCTCAAAGCAAATTGGTCTCAATTATTTTGCTCAATGTAAGTTTATATATTCTTTTCCCCTAATCACATTGATCTTTGTTTATACTCACACAGTTCAGTTCAAGCTAAAAACCCTACAGACTATCCCACGTAGTGAACATATAACTTCATGGGTTAGTAACTAAAATCATGAATCACTAATTTTCGTGTTATAATTTTACACCTGGCGTTTTACTCAACAATCATGTTAAAAATATCACAGGGTGAAGAAAAGAGGACTCACAGAAAGCACCCATCAGGGCCTAACCCAGTAGGGAATCACCTCCCACCGACTAAACCATAGAGATGTAAATTGGAGCCACTCCTTTGGAATCAGTTTTCAGTAGAGACATCAATGCTCGCTCTTACTTCCGAGTTTCGACTAAGAGGGGATCAAAACATTTATGTACACTGGAAATTTCTTTTAGAAACATTGTGCCTGTAAAATATCCACTAGTGTATGTTGGGAAATAGGCAGTGCCATTAGCACCATTGTACCAGGCACTACTAGTAGGGATTGGACTTAAGCTATTCTACCTGATTTTACAGCTCTGATCTTTCTATCTGCAGGACTCCTTTCGTCCACTAGTTCTAAACTATACAATCAGTTTCAtgttaaatttataataaaatacgGTCATCCTTCAAATAAGAAGAGCTGCAAATAGAAAACGCATTCTGCTCAATACATTTTATTTGATGGGACGATGAGTACCCATAAGACTTTTTCTTGTACCCATCGGATACTTATCACTCAATCACCATAGGGAGGATGGTATAGGAAAATTTTTAAGTGTACTGTCATACCGGTGTAtcagtgatttttaaccgttgatcttaattataaaaaatatatataatatatataattaagatccacggttaaaaatcactgaaATACCGGTACGACGGTACACTTGAAAATCTCTGATGGTATATTATGGTAATAAAGTGATATGTAAACAATCAGTACAAGAAAAGCAAGCCACAAATATTTTGTCCACTGAGAAATGCTGTTATAGTAGCCTATGCCCCATCGTATTAGTTTTGAAGCTCCCACGTTTCCAACAATAAGGTTTTTGTCTGCAAGATAATATTCAAATTCTCAAAAGGCTAGCTACATTTGCTTTAGCTAAAATGTGAAACATCACTTAAACAAAACAGATATTTTGCAGGATTAAAATTACATATTCAATTGAATGGCCAATCCAAAAATGGTGCAATGCAATCTATTGAATATACAAGACTAACTATAAGGCATATGCTTCTTCTTGTGCAGCTTCTGATCCCTACATAAACGCATCATGGGATTGAATAATTTTAGTAAATGAGTACAAATGAAGGTTCCAATCAACACGTATGGATTATAACCAAAGCAGCATTAATAGTTATGGCAGTGAGGgaaaaaatatacaataaaaaaatgcaaaaatatGGGAAAAGGGGGAGGAAGATGAAGGACTTTACAAAGATTTGGCCGACAAACCCTTCATTTACATCATGCTACACCTAATAACTATCTATGTCATACAACAAGGACTGCCTCAATTCGCCTGGAAGTAACAACACTTTTGCTAAAGTCTATGATGTAAACATCATGGTCCTTTGTTAGTTGCAAAGCAAGACACCGACACCGACATTCTTCATTTCATCTTAGACACGAGTGAAATTAAGGATAGCGTTGTTTTGtgtatagagtttaattttgatgcactgacaaTGTAAAACATTTTACACAGTCGTGCAATCATATCCgttcttttggatgaccattcaAACAATCAAtgtaaaaagtagttatttttactGATGTAACATTACGTAATTAGATACACGTGTAAAATTACTTTACACtgacagtgcatcaaaattaaattcttgtgTATAATACCAGTCAGCTTATTATGAAGGTTTCTGTAAAAATCATATCAATAtgatatttttactttatttcattTGTTCCTCTCCAAAAGATAACTTAACTGCATGAATTTGTGACCAAGAAACTGAATGTTGAATGTTTACCTTGTTACTCTCTTCATCTGAGCCATCATCAGAATCAGTAGTAGATGCCAAAGGTTGAACTTCTTCCACTGGTAGTGCCTTGcttgactttttctttttgtcctCTTCTTTTAACTGCCTAAATCTGCAAAGTATGATCTCGTCACAAGAAAATTCCAATAGGAGTAAACACTTAAGCTGCATCTTGTACCAAAAAAgcgaaaaagagaagagagagagagagagagagaggagggggggGGGGTTCTGACCTTTCACCAGCTTTAGCTGGCTGGGAAGCTGATCTTTTAGCACGTCCTGCTGTGATAATTCCACCAGCATTTTCATCTACAACAGGTTTTGCACCTCCTAATTTGCGCAACCATACTTGTTGAGCTGTGCTCAGGACATTGTTTGTAAACCTAATAAAGAATTAGAAAATGAACCAGTAATGAAAAATTTTCTTCTGTCTTAGTGCAACAAAAATGTTGTCATAACTCAGAACCATCTAAAAATATAACCCACAAACTGATCATGATAAAGCATTTACTTGATGAATATATTATTCCCTACAGAAAGAAGAATTGCAGCAAGCATATTACGATTATGACTTTTAACCAAGTTGGACTTGCATAGAAAAATGATGCAGTTGCCTTCCATGCTATATAACAGCTAAAAAATGTTTAACTTATGGCAAATACGTGAAAAATTAACATTATTAACTAAAAAGAATTCCAAACATATATTTGTGAGAAACTAACCAGTAAATTGTTAGCCCGGATGGAACAGAGAGAGAGAAGTAACCAATCATGAGTGGAAGAAACTTGAAAATAAGAAGTGTATTCTTTTGGGTAGGATCATTCGTCTGTCAAAAGAAGTCATCTAGGCATGCATTgcaaaccaaaaaataaaaaataaaaaaaaatgacggAGATTTGATATGTTTACCTGAGGTGGCTTCATGACTTCCATGGAGACGTATTGAGAAACAACAAGAAGAATAGGTAAAACAAGATATGCTGCAGTATCCTGCCAACCCAATGGTGGATGACCATCCTGCACAACAAATGTGTATTATGATAGGAAGAAATAAAATGGAACAAATGGATGTAAAAGATATGATCCTTGGCACATGATGTGGAGAACGCTGAAAACCCAAAAACATGATGAATTCCAAATTACTACAATAGCTTTTATCAAAATATGTATTACAGTCATATACAACTAGGACTACAATGGCTGTAAGGACGGAAATTTGTGCCACTGTCAAACCATAATgtcaaaaaaaataaacaaatgcaAGCTATCATTTCACCTTTGAAGTGCAAGATAGATTTCTTACCACAAAAGGGAAAAGCCAAGAAATTCCAGCTCCACTTTGTCTAGCAGCTATGGTAGTAGGACCTCCAAGAGATGGGATCCAAAAGAAACCTTCTGTTAACAATCCCTTCAAATCAAAGGATTTTCCATAATTAGCAAAAATCACATGTTATGTGGATAATTTGTCTATAAAATTTTCTACTCAATTTACAAAGGTTTATAACGTTAATTACCTCATTTGCAACATTTGATAAAGCTTGGTAAAGACCAATCCATACTGGAATTGTAGCCAATGTTGGTAAACAACCTACACAAGATGGTGAAATTGCAATTGAAGCAAGAACTGTATGTCAGTATGCATATAGAAAATTTATGAATCATGTGAAAACATTGTTGTCAGTATAACTATCtctcttttaaaattatattatttgaataTTTGGCCATCATATGGTGGTGCAACTGATTCATGATAAAGTAAGTACTATTCATTTCACATGTCAAGGCATCATACCATCAgaaccaagaaaaagagaagcaagaggaagaCAAAAAGCACCTGCCAATGGGTTAACCCCAGCCTGTCTATATAGCCTTGATGTCTCAAGTTGTATTCTTTCCTTAAAAGAAGAAAAACGAAAAAGGAAATCGTTTAGAAAAACAGTGACATTATGATTTTAAGGTAAAATAAAGCAACATTTACCGGATCATCTCAGATGATTAATAAGTAAGAACCAAAAACATCCCTCACCTGATTGCCGGCATATCTTTCTTGAATGGCCTTAATTTTTGGTTGAAGATTTTGCATAGCTAGTGTTGATTCAACCTAATAATATCAAATAAAATCaataattgattttatataattgaaAGCTCAAATTCATTCATAGTTTGTTTATAATGTTTTGAATAACAAGTATCTTACTCTAGCCTTGAATAACAAAATATTACAATTACTTCAGCATGAAGGAAGCAAACTGTTATACTATTTTAGTTTCCTTTAGGGAAATCACATAATTGAATGGTTTCAAAAAATTTGCATTCAATAACCACTATAGACTGTTATAACTTGCCCAACCTGTTGCTTTGTCAAGGGAAGTGTAGCAGCCTTAACCACAACTGTGAGCAATATGATAGCAAATCCATATGCATAAGGTACATGCACAGCAGAAAGACCATCCTTTAACACCTGAAATTTAAAAATGATGGCATGAAATCTGGAACAATAATAAACACGTACATTTCCAATTATAAGCTGCTAAGTCCAAAGAAATTTTCACTCGACAGAAAGATACGAAGAAATAACATGGAACAAATGTGCTTCCATTCATCACTTGGTTTGAGTTCTACTCCTCCCTTAAAAAATCTCCTCTTACATTTCAACCGTGTAACAAAACCACAGAGGACCAAGCGCATTGTGCAATTGGCGAACAAGGAGCCACTACAGAGCGCAGGAGCACTCCTCTTTTGAACTCCAATTATAGCTTCCCAACACAGCAACACTTTCCATATAGCATAAAACCAAGGTTCAAGGATCGTCATAGAGTGACCAAGCTTTGGAATCGGATATAGAATAGTCAATATTAATCGGTAAATAGTCCTACATAATCTTTAAAATTTCCAATCGAATTCGAAGCTGAAAAGTTACATTAAACACTAAACAAGCATAACAGGCATACTAATAAACACTTAATCAACTCTAACTGAATAATTAACTCAGCTCTGATTCTTAACCAACTCTAACtgaataactaactaactaactaactaaccaactttcTTTCTAACAGAGTAGTGAACATTATTATATTACCTTGAGAACAAACTCCATGGCTTCGGAGATGAATCCGAACCAGCCTCCGTTCTTCTGCACGGTGTCGGCGGCGGCATCGGTGGAAGTCCCGGTGGCGGTGGCAGCAGAGTCGGCGGTGGCGACAGCAGCGTCGGCGAGCGTGTAGAGAANNNNNNNNNNNNNNNNNNNNNNNNNNNNNNNNNNNNNNNNNNNNNNNNNNNNNNNNNNNNNNNNNNGGGCGGTGGGGGAAGCGGTGGCGGTGGAGGGAGGGGAGTGGAGTTCCGATGAAGGAGGGAGAGGAGATGAGTGTCTTAGCCATGGAGGATTATTGATGAGAAGCTTTGAGCTTCTGAGAGACACTACTTTCTCAGCTTCTCATGATAGACTCcgatttgagatgaagagaaataTTGAGATGAAAGAATATTTCCCAATTATccgtatttttttaaaaaataaataaataataattattttattctttattgTGCGAGCGAAAATGCGAAATGAAATACGCACCAGCAGATCAGCAGAAATCGCAATGGGTAGTGAttgattttctttttgtaattggGCCAGCCAGTGAATGACACGTACTATCATTAAGGGTTGGTAGATACGTCAACTAATGGTAGTTTTCCTTAGATTTTCCTACGGATTTAAATCTtaagtttttaatatttttattgaaaaggtaTCAATATAATGTTTGTtatcaaaattttaatatattttaatatatttgtaATTTTGATAAGAAATATGTTCATATATTTGCTCAAGACACGTCAAATACACAAATTTAAACCGACtagcatatatttttttatttaaatacaaTCAATAAATAATCACTGGATCCAGGAACGGATGTACGTGTGTGTGCNNNNNNNNNNNNNNNNNNNNNNNNNNNNNNNNNNNNNNNNNNNNNNNNNNNNNNNNNNNNNNNNNNNNNNNNNNNNNNNNNNNNNNNNNNNNNNNNNNNNNNNNNNNNNNNNNNNNNNNNNNNNNNNNNNNNNNNNNNNNNNNNNNNNNNNNNNNNNNNNNNNNNNNNNNNNNNNNNNNNNNNNNNNNNNNNNNNNNNNNNNNNNNNNNNNNNNNNNNNNNNNNNNNNNNNNNNNNNNNNNNNNNNNNNNNNNNNNNNNNNNNNNNNNNNNNNNNNNNNNNNNNNNNNNNNNNNNNNNNNNNNNNNNNNNNNNNNNNNNNNNNNNNNNNNNNNNNNNNNNNNNNNNNNNNNNNNNNNNNNNNNNNNNNNNNNNNNNNNNNNNNNNNNNNNNNNNNNNNNNNNNNNNAGAAAATAACTACATGTATACATATTGAAATAAAAGATAcacatatattaaaaaaatacatatatttatatataaatatattaaataatacatatatttatatactaacataaaaacatagtcgAATCTCCATaacatgaatcaaagacattattgcgctaaaaTTAGGTCGTTGTCCGGAAACAACGCATTGTAAAGCTCGAATACGGTGTCAAATGAGtaagagccgctgcatcggtaTCCGAATATAGTGTTAAATGAGTAAGGGTTCCCACGTTTTCGTGAACGAATAAAGGTAAATAAGCTTGTTCAAATTTAGATGATTCGAATTACTCTTACTTTTACTAGTTCAAATTAACTtaattcaaattatattaaaGTATATTTTTGAGTGATCATATCACATTTTTAGCATGGGTAGAATCATATAAAATCTTCTTTCATttggtttaatttagttttttaccCTAAAATTTATTAACAAAAGCACACAAATTTTTTGGATTAGTTTAGACCTAGAGTATATGTAATCGAATTCAGTTAACTACATTAAAAATATCAAGGATATATTCACTATTCAGACAATGTCACATTATAGTACGTATGTagacatttttttatatatatttgagCGGGGGATCTTGTATTAAGCTTTCTTGTATTGAAATGTTGTTTCAATTCATATATCATTATTCATCCCCAATAGTGTATATCAACAAACTATTTAATGGTTGATGATAAATAGGTCTACATAATATCTAGTAAAAAATA contains the following coding sequences:
- the LOC107629113 gene encoding inner membrane protein PPF-1, chloroplastic (The sequence of the model RefSeq protein was modified relative to this genomic sequence to represent the inferred CDS: added 101 bases not found in genome assembly), which codes for MAKTLISSPSFIGTPLPSLHRHRFPHRPARLKVNFSLHQIPPIHSLTHSFHFDEVVARAEGLLYTLADAAVATADSAATATGTSTDAAADTVQKNGGWFGFISEAMEFVLKVLKDGLSAVHVPYAYGFAIILLTVVVKAATLPLTKQQVESTLAMQNLQPKIKAIQERYAGNQERIQLETSRLYRQAGVNPLAGCLPTLATIPVWIGLYQALSNVANEGLLTEGFFWIPSLGGPTTIAARQSGAGISWLFPFVDGHPPLGWQDTAAYLVLPILLVVSQYVSMEVMKPPQTNDPTQKNTLLIFKFLPLMIGYFSLSVPSGLTIYWFTNNVLSTAQQVWLRKLGGAKPVVDENAGGIITAGRAKRSASQPAKAGERFRQLKEEDKKKKSSKALPVEEVQPLASTTDSDDGSDEESNKGSEAAQEEAYAL
- the LOC107629116 gene encoding osmotin-like protein (The sequence of the model RefSeq protein was modified relative to this genomic sequence to represent the inferred CDS: added 42 bases not found in genome assembly) produces the protein MAPSSSSSTHYSLLIIMLATTFLLTPANSLILTLVNNCNYTVWPAIQPNSGHPVLAAGGGFPLHHFTHTSIPFPDTHWSGRVWARTGCTSYPGNRLTCATGDCSGRLQCNGAGGSAPATLAQFEVHHGAGDYSSYGVSVVDGFNVPFTITPHEGKGVCPVVGCRSDLVATCPVTLQHRVPSGHGPVVACKSGCEAFHTDELCCRNHFNNPQTCKPSVYSTFFKHACPQSFTFAHDTPSLMHQCSSPRELKVIFCH